Sequence from the Hydrogenothermus marinus genome:
AATTTTTCTTGAATCTTCAAAAAATTTCTCAGGCTCTTCATATTCCTTTTGATTGATAATATTTTGAACATAATTTATATAGTTTTCTATATCTTTTTTTATAGATTTATATTCATTTTTCAGAGTATTATTTTTATCCTGCTTAAAATAATATTTAAAGCTTAAATCTAATTTTTGTAGATTGAACTTAAGGACTGAAATTAGATTTTGTATTATTCTTTTATCTTCTGGATTAATATTTTTTTCAGATAAAAATTCTGTTAAATAAACACTTATCTCTCTAATTGTTTCATTAATATTGGGTATTGTATCAAATAGAGCAACTAATATATTATCCTCAACTATATTTTTCCCTCTATGAACATAGAGATCATAGTTAATAGCTAAATTTTCAAGTAAATTTATTATTGTTTTTATTAATTTTGTATGAGCTAAAAAATTCTGTTTTGTATTTTTTATTGATTTAATTTTAAGCCATTCTCTTTTTAAAAATGTAATGTTTATTATATGTTTATAATTTTCTAAATCAGAAAATAATTTATCTATATTTTTTTCTTTAATAAGGATGTCTTTTTTTAATGATTTTTCTCCTTTCAAATATCTATACATTAATCCTCTATGTTCTTGAAAAAGTTTTAAAAGGTCAAAGATTTTTGAAGAAACTTTTAAAGCCTTTTTTTCTTTTTGGATAATAGTTAATTCTTCATAAAAATTTTTATATATAGGATAGGAAAAAATTAGGTAAGGTATTAGGCCACCAATTAGAAACATTACCAAAATTTTGTGTTTAAATTTTAATTTTCTAAAAAAGCTTTCTGCAGGCTTTATTAACCTATCCATCTTATATTCTTAATTCCTTTATTATTTCAAACTCTCTATCAATAACATATTCTGCTATTTTATCTTCAATTTCTGTATTTTTGATAAACTCAATTCCTGCTCTTTTGCTTTCTTTCAAAATATACCTTATAATCCCTTCAGTTTCTATAGTTTCTCCTCTTAACTGAAACTTTATACTTACTTTGTCATCTTTATTTAGAAGATCTATCTTATCTGTATATATACCAATTCCACCTATGGATATATCTCTTATCAATCCTTCTATGATATTACCATTTTTATTAAGATAAACTTTTATTGCTTCTTTTGGAACTACTCTTAAATATCTTCTTTTTTCCTGTGGTAATTCTGTAAAATGAAAATCAGTAAGTGTAATATAATCAAATTCTTTGAATTTTTTTATTTTTGCTTTTATTATCTTTGGAAAAGAAGGAACTTTTAGATATATATATTTTTCTTCTTCAAAAATAGCAAAATTACAATTTTGAATATCAAGTACAACTGTAACTTCTGAAATTTCTTTTATCCAAGATTTACAGATTACAGGTACTTCTTTATAAAAATCAAGTATCTCAATTTTTTCTTTTCTATCTGAAATATTTTTTAGAATAGAAAAGATTATTTCTTCTTCTTCTTTAGCTTTTTCATTTTTTAATTTATGTAGTTCCTCTTCAACTTTTTTATAATAATCTGCATAAGCTTTTTCTACTTCTATTATATATTTGTCTATTAGTTCAATTAAATTTTTTACTGTATTAAAATCTTTCTTTCCATCTAAAATATAATCTATAAAATCTCTAACTAATCTTAATGTTGAACTTATTAATACTATTTTTAAATCTATTTTACTTTCTGCTATTTTATATGCAAAATTATAAAGCTCCTTAGAAGGATCTTTTTCATAATTTAAAAATAACAAATTATAAAGCTTTATTCCTATAGTTGTAAGAACAGAAGATGGTAAACCTTGTATGTTTTTCTGTTTCTTTTCAAGTAGCATTTCTTGAGTAAAAGAGTTTATAAATTTATCTTTTTCTTTTTCAAAAAACTCTTTTTCAGATACAATAGATTTTAATAAATCTAAAATCTTTTTTTCCATAAACAACTCCTATATTTTAAAATATTTATAACAATCTTTATTAAAAGCATAATAAATATAATAAAAAAATAATAAATATCAAAAATTTTTTAAAATGAAAAATTTATCTTGCTTGTATTTAAATTAATGTTGAATATCTTAATTTGCCATAATGTTAAAATAATATATTGGTTTTAATATAAATAGGAGGAATTATTTTGTCTGCAGAATATAAGTTTAATGAAATAGAAAATCAATATTTAAAATTATGGGAAGAAAATAAAGTTTTTAAATCAGAAGAAAAAGATAAAGAAAAGTTTTATGTTCTTGAAATGTTTCCTTATCCATCTGGAAGAATCC
This genomic interval carries:
- a CDS encoding PilZ domain-containing protein; its protein translation is MEKKILDLLKSIVSEKEFFEKEKDKFINSFTQEMLLEKKQKNIQGLPSSVLTTIGIKLYNLLFLNYEKDPSKELYNFAYKIAESKIDLKIVLISSTLRLVRDFIDYILDGKKDFNTVKNLIELIDKYIIEVEKAYADYYKKVEEELHKLKNEKAKEEEEIIFSILKNISDRKEKIEILDFYKEVPVICKSWIKEISEVTVVLDIQNCNFAIFEEEKYIYLKVPSFPKIIKAKIKKFKEFDYITLTDFHFTELPQEKRRYLRVVPKEAIKVYLNKNGNIIEGLIRDISIGGIGIYTDKIDLLNKDDKVSIKFQLRGETIETEGIIRYILKESKRAGIEFIKNTEIEDKIAEYVIDREFEIIKELRI